The Stenotrophomonas sp. ASS1 genome segment AGAACGACGCCGTGCGCCAGCAGCAGGTGGCGAGCATGGCCACCTACAACGCGCAGAACCTCTACGGCACCGCTGGCCGCCCGGCGCTGCCCAAACCGTTCCGTGCGGTGGTGGGCAGCGATGTGGAATCGGCGGTATGGGACAGCAACAGCTACTGTGGTGGCTATGCCGCCAACGTCGGCCTGGAGTTCACCCAGAACTGGCTGTCGTCCTGCTCCGATGGCTTCCTGGAGTGCAGCAGCCAGAAGGCCGCCGGCACCACCTGGTTCACCGACAAGGCGCGTACCCAGGGTGCAGAACCGCTCAGCCACAACCAGAGCCGCCGCGAGTGCTTCGGCCTCGGCACCCTGCTGCGCAACGACCTGACCCAGTGAGGGAGACGACCATGACGACTCAATCCACCCTGCTGGCCGGCGCCACCCTGGTAGTGCTGTCCCTTTCCGCAGCGCAGGCCGCGCAGCCGCTGCAGGCCGCCCGTGCGGGCGATCAGGTGCCTGCCGCCCTGGTAGCCGCGCCGCTTCCCGCCGATGAGAGCGAACACGCGCCACTGGCCTTTGCCTGGGCGCTGGACCCCGCACAACCGCTGCAGGCGGCTACGCCGTATGCCTCGGTCAGCCGCAGCTACTGGCAGCAGGTTGATGGCACGCAGCTGCAACGCGGCCTGGACCTGCCACTGACGGCGCCGGATGCGGTGATCCAGCTGAGCCCGGCCGCAGGTGCCCGCGCGCTGCCGGCCAACACTTTGCAGGTGCGCGACCCGGCCGGCCGCAGCAGCGTGGCGCGCAGTGTCGATGCGCGCGCGCTGCAGGATGCCGGCATGCCGGTGAGCGATGGCAGCAGCATGCTGCGTACCGGCGCGACCAGTGCGGTCGGTGCGTACACGCTGCAGAGCGCGCAGGCCCAGGGTCGCTACGTGGTGCAGGTGCTGGAGCCGAACAGCCCGCTGCGCCTTGAGGTGCAGGCCAACCAGGCGCAGGTGCTGGCCGGCGGCAACGTGCAGCTGCAGGCACGCCTGCTGGAAGACGGCACCACCACCGCGCAGCTGGCATCGCGTCGTGGTGGGCTGGGCGGTGAAGCCCTGCTGGTCGCACCGGATGGCCGCAGCTGGCCGCAGCGGTTGCTGCGCACCACCGATGGCAGCCTGCGCGCGCAGGTGCGGATCCCGGCCGATGTCGGCAGCGTGCAGGGGCTGTGGGAATTGCAGGTGTTCGCCCAGGCCGACGGTGTGCTGCGCGATGGCAAGGTCGCCTTTGCGGTGGCACGGCCGACTGCCCGCTTCAGTGGACAGGCGGCACCGGATCCGGCCAGCCGCCAGGTGGCGCTGCCGCTGCAGGTGGCAGCGGCCGGACGCTATGAGGCGCGGGGCACGCTGTATGCCACCGCCCGCGATGGCCAGTTGAAGCCGGTCGCACAGGCACATGCGGCGGCGTGGTTCGATGGCCCGGGCGCAGGCCAGCTGGTGCTGCCGTTCGACCAGGCCGCATTGCCAGCCGGCTTCGGCGCACCGTACGAGCTGCGCGACCTGCAGCTGCAGGACCAGAGCCGGATGGCACCGATCGAGTCGCGCGCACTGGCGTTGCGGTTCTGAGCAAAGCGGTGGCGGGCCGGAACATCCGGCCCGCTGCCCCGCCTTCTGTAGAGCCGAGCCATGCTCGGCTGCTTCTGCTCGCGGCGAACGGCAGTCGAGCATGGCTCGACTCTACAGACGGTTACGGAGAGCGATGCATCTGTCTATCCCGCGTACGCGGTCAGCCGGCCTTCCTGCTCGACCACCGTGATCGCGCCGCCGAACACTGCCGACAACGGTTCGTTGCGCAGCAGTTCGGCACGTGTGCCGTCGGCCAGTACGCGGCCGTCGCGCAGCAGCACCACCCGTTCGATCTCGGGAATGATCTCTTCGATGTGGTGGGTCACCAGCACCAGGGTGATGCCCTGCTGCGCCAGCACCCGCATGGTCGCCACCAGCTGCTCGCGGGCGACCAGATCCAAGCCGGTGGAGGGCTCATCCAGCAGCAGTGCCTGCGGCCGGTTGACCAGCGCGCGGGCGATCAGCACGCGGCGGGTCTCGCCGGCGGACAGCTCGGCGTAGGCGCGCTCACGCAGCGACAGCGCGCCGGTCATCGCCAGTGTCTCGCCGACGCGTGCACGCATGTCGGCGGTCACCTCGCGAAAGGCCGGCACCACGTAGCTGGCGAAGAAGCCGGACAGCACCGCCTGTTCCACGGTCAGCCCCGGCATGTCGGCCAGGTTGCTGCTGAGGTCGCCGGTGACGATGCCCAGCTGCGAGCGCAGGCGATCCACCTGCCAGCGGTTCTGGCCCAGCACCTTCACCGCCACCGCGCCGTCGCCCTGGGCCAGCGGGTACAGCTCGCGGGTGATCAGCTTGATGAAGGTGGACTTGCCGCAGCCGTTGGGGCCGAGCAGTGCGGTGTGCTGGCCCTGCGCGATGCGCAGGCTGAGCCCGTGCAGCACCTTCACCTGGCCGCGTACCACGGTGGCGCGGTCCAGTTCGATCAAGGGGGGCTGCTCCGCCAGGGGCGGGGCGGCGGTCATGGCGCTGGCGCGTGGATCAAGGCTCGACAACTCAGGTCCCCAACTGTGAACGGTGCCTCGGATGGCGATGCAGAGCATCGCCGCAGGGATGCAGTTTGCAACGCAAGCGCCCATGATGTCTGCCATCCCCGCGTCGACCCGGAGAGCCGTCATGCCAGATGCCCTGATGTCCCTGTTGACCGGTGGTGTGCTCGGCCTGGGCTGGTGGGCCATGCTGGCGGTGCTGCTGGTCTTCACCCAGATCACCATCTTCTCGGTGACCCTGTACCTGCACCGCAGCCAGGCCCATCGTGGGGTCGATTTCCACCCGGCGCTGGCCCATGTGTTCCGCTTCTGGCTGTGGCTGACCACCTCGATGATCACCCGCGAGTGGGTGGCCATCCACCGCAAGCACCACGCCAAGGTGGAGACCGAGGACGACCCGCACAGCCCGGTCACCCGTGGCATCGGCAAGGTGTTCTGGCACGGCGTGGAGCTGTACCGCGAAGCGCGTGGCATGCGCGCGGACATCGAGCAGTACGGGCGCGGCACCCCGGATGATGCGATCGAGCGCCGCCTGTATACCCCGCATGCCACGTTGGGGCCGGTGCTGCTGTTCGCGATCAATACCGTGTTGTTTGGCCTGCCGGGCGTGGCCCTGTGGGCGATCCAGATGGCATGGATCCCGTTCTGGGCCGCGGGCGTGGTCAACGGCCTGGGGCACTGGTGGGGCTACCGCAACTACGAGTCCGCCGACACCTCCACCAATCTCA includes the following:
- a CDS encoding DUF4785 domain-containing protein, which translates into the protein MTTQSTLLAGATLVVLSLSAAQAAQPLQAARAGDQVPAALVAAPLPADESEHAPLAFAWALDPAQPLQAATPYASVSRSYWQQVDGTQLQRGLDLPLTAPDAVIQLSPAAGARALPANTLQVRDPAGRSSVARSVDARALQDAGMPVSDGSSMLRTGATSAVGAYTLQSAQAQGRYVVQVLEPNSPLRLEVQANQAQVLAGGNVQLQARLLEDGTTTAQLASRRGGLGGEALLVAPDGRSWPQRLLRTTDGSLRAQVRIPADVGSVQGLWELQVFAQADGVLRDGKVAFAVARPTARFSGQAAPDPASRQVALPLQVAAAGRYEARGTLYATARDGQLKPVAQAHAAAWFDGPGAGQLVLPFDQAALPAGFGAPYELRDLQLQDQSRMAPIESRALALRF
- a CDS encoding ATP-binding cassette domain-containing protein; this translates as MTAAPPLAEQPPLIELDRATVVRGQVKVLHGLSLRIAQGQHTALLGPNGCGKSTFIKLITRELYPLAQGDGAVAVKVLGQNRWQVDRLRSQLGIVTGDLSSNLADMPGLTVEQAVLSGFFASYVVPAFREVTADMRARVGETLAMTGALSLRERAYAELSAGETRRVLIARALVNRPQALLLDEPSTGLDLVAREQLVATMRVLAQQGITLVLVTHHIEEIIPEIERVVLLRDGRVLADGTRAELLRNEPLSAVFGGAITVVEQEGRLTAYAG
- a CDS encoding fatty acid desaturase; amino-acid sequence: MPDALMSLLTGGVLGLGWWAMLAVLLVFTQITIFSVTLYLHRSQAHRGVDFHPALAHVFRFWLWLTTSMITREWVAIHRKHHAKVETEDDPHSPVTRGIGKVFWHGVELYREARGMRADIEQYGRGTPDDAIERRLYTPHATLGPVLLFAINTVLFGLPGVALWAIQMAWIPFWAAGVVNGLGHWWGYRNYESADTSTNLTPWGFWIGGEELHNNHHAFPSSARFAMRRWEFDIGWSAIRLLQALRLAKVLRVAPAMDVRPNIAVPDAETLKALLSHRFQAMTDYQRNVFMPALREEAVQAGAKLRRLLPRRLRRGLVNDGRWLKPDSRAQLSEWVAQRPRIRTLVEYRARLAALLEARGHDAAERLHQLQAWCREAEESGIAALQAYAARLKGYSLVGA